DNA from Acidobacteriota bacterium:
GTGCGGACGGTTCACCCAATCTGTCACCCAAGGGGTCCCTCATGGTCTACGACGACGACCACCTCATTTTCATGAACCAGGCTTCGCCCGGCACCATAGCGAACCTGCGTCGCGACCCGCGTCTCGAGATCAATTCCATCGATGTCTTTCGGCGCCGCGGCTACCGCTTCAAGGGCAAGGGGCGAATCATGCCGCCCGGTGATCCGGCCTATGAATGGCTGAAGCAGAAGTTGATTGACCTGAACGGCCCGCAGTATCCAGCCCATGAAGCGGTGCTTATCGATATTGAGAAAGTCCTGCCGGTGTTCTCGCCCGTCTACGAGTGGGGCCACGCTTCAGAAGACGATCTGGCCCCCACCTACGCGGCGCGCTACGTGAAAGCTGCCGGGCTGACTTTGGACGACCTGGTAGCCTGGAAGTGAGGGCTGCCATGATGA
Protein-coding regions in this window:
- a CDS encoding pyridoxamine 5'-phosphate oxidase family protein, producing the protein MAIITEDMRKVIQRAMLSYVATVCADGSPNLSPKGSLMVYDDDHLIFMNQASPGTIANLRRDPRLEINSIDVFRRRGYRFKGKGRIMPPGDPAYEWLKQKLIDLNGPQYPAHEAVLIDIEKVLPVFSPVYEWGHASEDDLAPTYAARYVKAAGLTLDDLVAWK